The Microbacterium sp. LWH7-1.2 genome window below encodes:
- the dapC gene encoding succinyldiaminopimelate transaminase yields MGVADLADYPWDAVAPYAARARSHPDGLVDLSIGSPVDATPAIVAEALTAATDAHAYPQTVGTPRLRAAIASWYDRRRGVPGLTPDDVLPTVGSKELVALLPLLLGLGPGDVVVHPRAAYPTYEVGARLVGATPVAADDPAEWPEGTRLIWVNSPGNPDGRVLDVGALGAAVGRARELGAVLASDECYAELGWDAPWDAEPVPSALDPRVTGGDLRGVLSVYSLSKQSNLAGYRAAFLAGDPAVIGRLLTARKHLGLMLPLPVQAAMTAALEDDAHVAAQKELYRRRREVLRPAVEAAGFRIDASEGGLYLWATEGRDAWESLARLADLGILAGPGHFYGAHFPQHVRLSLTATDERIAAAAERLRAASEISI; encoded by the coding sequence GTGGGGGTCGCCGACCTCGCCGACTACCCCTGGGATGCGGTCGCGCCCTACGCCGCGCGCGCACGCTCCCACCCCGACGGGCTCGTGGACCTGTCGATCGGCTCGCCCGTGGACGCCACGCCCGCCATCGTCGCCGAGGCGCTCACGGCTGCGACCGACGCCCACGCATACCCCCAGACCGTCGGCACGCCGAGGCTGCGTGCGGCCATCGCGAGCTGGTACGACCGTCGCCGCGGCGTTCCCGGGCTGACCCCCGACGACGTGCTCCCGACCGTGGGGTCGAAGGAGCTCGTCGCACTCCTCCCGCTGCTGCTGGGCCTCGGGCCCGGCGATGTCGTCGTCCACCCCCGTGCCGCCTACCCCACCTACGAGGTCGGGGCGCGGCTGGTGGGCGCCACGCCCGTGGCCGCCGACGACCCCGCGGAATGGCCCGAGGGCACGCGCCTCATCTGGGTGAACTCCCCGGGCAACCCCGACGGACGAGTGCTCGACGTCGGCGCGCTGGGCGCCGCGGTGGGTCGCGCCCGTGAGCTCGGCGCCGTGCTGGCGTCCGACGAGTGCTACGCGGAGCTGGGATGGGATGCCCCGTGGGACGCCGAGCCGGTGCCCTCGGCGCTCGACCCTCGCGTGACCGGAGGCGACCTGCGTGGCGTCCTCTCGGTCTACTCGCTGAGCAAGCAGTCAAATCTGGCCGGGTATCGCGCCGCGTTCCTGGCCGGAGATCCCGCCGTGATCGGGCGCCTGCTGACCGCGCGGAAGCACCTCGGACTCATGCTGCCGCTTCCGGTCCAGGCCGCCATGACCGCAGCACTCGAGGACGACGCGCACGTCGCCGCCCAGAAGGAGCTCTACCGCCGCCGGCGCGAGGTGCTGCGTCCCGCCGTCGAGGCCGCGGGGTTCCGCATCGACGCCAGCGAGGGTGGCCTGTACCTGTGGGCGACCGAGGGGCGGGACGCATGGGAGAGCCTCGCCCGTCTCGCAGACCTCGGCATCCTCGCCGGCCCCGGCCACTTCTACGGCGCGCACTTCCCGCAGCACGTCCGACTGTCGCTCACGGCGACGGACGAGCGCATCGCGGCAGCGGCCGAACGCCTGCGCGCGGCATCAGAGATCTCGATCTGA
- the fdxA gene encoding ferredoxin, translated as MTYVIALPCVDVKDRACIDECPVDCIYEGDRSLYIHPDECVDCGACEPVCPVEAIYYEDDLPDEWQDYYKANVEFFDDIGSPGGAAKVGVIHKDHPIIEALPPQEH; from the coding sequence GTGACGTACGTGATCGCCCTTCCCTGCGTGGACGTCAAGGACCGCGCCTGCATCGACGAGTGTCCCGTGGACTGCATCTACGAGGGTGACCGATCGCTGTACATCCACCCCGACGAATGCGTCGACTGCGGCGCCTGCGAGCCGGTCTGCCCCGTCGAGGCGATCTACTACGAAGACGACCTGCCCGACGAGTGGCAGGATTACTACAAGGCTAACGTCGAGTTCTTCGACGACATCGGCTCCCCGGGCGGTGCCGCCAAGGTCGGCGTCATCCACAAGGACCACCCGATCATCGAGGCGCTCCCGCCGCAGGAACACTGA